A single genomic interval of Spirosoma linguale DSM 74 harbors:
- a CDS encoding peptidase S9 prolyl oligopeptidase active site domain protein (PFAM: peptidase S9 prolyl oligopeptidase active site domain protein~KEGG: sbn:Sbal195_1394 peptidase S9 prolyl oligopeptidase) produces the protein MMTFSYFSLKHKPCSFMRHFCQLILYFFLAFPLLAQSQKRALTAADYDRWQSVRSEKISDDGQWIAYQIDPQEGDGRLEVVSSTANTNRKQYVFPRGYMAQFTPDSKFLVMRLKAPYMATRTAKLKKKKADELPKDSLLVLNLSTGKPTKLPNAKSFVFGKDAGSWLAVVQERKDERAAPASKSASLKDTLTPSAPVSTTTIATRKGPVKKPKGDDLTLLNMADGTRKTVRYVSNVVMSDNGQAIFYSKESANDSLKTGESSVPGVFIFNTANGQTMLVDTSSKRKIYKGLAIDKVGQQLTWMASADSAGSDVKVFSLYYKNLAPVVAAKGKKSKTAAPEAPFKVIADTLTAALPKRWSVNEYREPKFSDDGKRLYFSTSPIAPKPTKDTLTPEDEKVKMDIWTWTDTRLQPMQQRRLKEEKERGFLTVYDMASGKVTPLASREAPTVSFDAKTNSRYLLGLSDLPYQVQASWDPGHTDLYLIDTQTGEKKRIANDIMASQPKLSPEGKYAYWFDERDSLWRAWSIADSRRLDLTRGLPSKFFDEEHDTPNLPGAYGSAGWTTGDRYLWLYDRYDIWQFDPTGKEKPTNLTAGWGRKNKIRLRRAEVENDDDTPGRRSGAAEKAIDPKAELFLTGIWESDKATGILKSKNGLAVAEPTVLTRSNHRYFGLNKAKNASVMTFYRGNYKESTNLFLTDTTLAAPVQLTRTNPQQDSVRWGSAEIVSWIGTNGIKLEGLLFKPEGFDPTKKYPMLTYFYERNAETLNDYRAPSPSRSTINIPYCVSNGYLVFVPDIVYTTGQPGPNAYDCVVPGVLSLLDKGFVDRDRLGIQGQSWGGYQTAYIITRTNLFRAAEAGAPVANMTSAYGGIRWETGISRAFQYEKTQSRIGGTLWDKPMNYIENSPLFFANRIETPLMMTHNDADGAVPWYQGIEMFSALRRLNKPVWMLVYNGEGHNLTQRHNAKDLSIRLYQYFDYYLKDAPMPVWMKEGRSAVEKDRGEMKY, from the coding sequence ATGATGACTTTTTCGTATTTTTCGTTGAAACACAAACCCTGTTCCTTCATGAGACACTTCTGTCAACTAATACTCTATTTCTTCCTTGCTTTTCCCCTCCTTGCCCAAAGCCAGAAACGAGCCCTTACCGCTGCCGACTACGATCGCTGGCAAAGTGTGCGGTCTGAAAAAATATCGGACGATGGTCAATGGATCGCTTATCAGATCGATCCCCAGGAAGGCGATGGCCGATTGGAAGTTGTATCGTCTACAGCCAACACAAACCGAAAGCAGTATGTTTTCCCAAGGGGTTATATGGCCCAGTTTACCCCCGACAGCAAGTTTCTGGTGATGCGGCTCAAAGCGCCGTATATGGCCACCCGCACTGCTAAGCTCAAGAAGAAAAAAGCGGATGAACTGCCTAAAGATAGTTTGCTGGTCCTGAATCTGAGTACGGGCAAACCCACTAAACTCCCCAATGCAAAATCGTTTGTCTTCGGCAAGGATGCTGGTTCGTGGCTGGCTGTAGTGCAGGAACGGAAGGATGAACGCGCTGCACCAGCGTCCAAAAGTGCTTCGCTCAAGGATACGCTCACACCCTCGGCACCCGTTTCAACGACCACCATCGCCACGCGCAAAGGACCGGTAAAAAAGCCAAAAGGCGACGATTTAACGCTGCTGAACATGGCCGATGGCACGCGCAAAACGGTTAGATATGTATCGAACGTGGTAATGTCGGACAACGGCCAGGCTATTTTTTACAGCAAAGAGTCGGCCAACGACTCCTTAAAAACAGGCGAATCAAGCGTTCCCGGCGTGTTTATATTTAATACGGCCAATGGGCAGACCATGCTCGTTGACACCAGTTCAAAACGAAAAATATACAAAGGACTGGCTATCGATAAAGTCGGCCAGCAACTTACCTGGATGGCTTCCGCCGATAGCGCCGGTAGTGATGTAAAAGTATTCTCGCTCTATTATAAGAACCTAGCGCCAGTGGTCGCTGCCAAAGGCAAAAAGTCGAAAACAGCAGCCCCCGAAGCACCTTTCAAAGTAATTGCCGATACATTGACGGCAGCCTTACCCAAACGGTGGTCGGTGAATGAGTATCGGGAGCCAAAATTCTCGGACGATGGCAAACGGCTTTATTTCTCCACGTCACCCATTGCGCCCAAACCAACCAAAGACACCCTGACACCCGAGGATGAAAAAGTTAAAATGGATATATGGACCTGGACCGACACCCGGTTGCAGCCCATGCAGCAACGGCGGCTCAAGGAAGAAAAGGAACGTGGCTTTCTGACGGTGTATGACATGGCAAGCGGAAAAGTTACGCCCCTGGCCAGCCGGGAAGCCCCAACGGTGAGCTTTGATGCCAAGACAAACTCTCGCTACTTGTTGGGCCTGAGTGATCTGCCCTATCAGGTTCAGGCCTCCTGGGACCCCGGCCATACCGACCTGTATCTGATCGACACGCAAACGGGCGAAAAGAAGCGAATTGCCAATGATATTATGGCGTCGCAACCCAAATTATCGCCCGAAGGCAAGTACGCTTACTGGTTCGATGAGCGCGACTCGCTCTGGCGGGCGTGGTCGATAGCCGATAGTCGACGGCTGGATCTGACCCGTGGCTTGCCAAGCAAGTTTTTCGATGAAGAACACGACACACCTAATTTACCCGGTGCTTATGGCTCGGCTGGCTGGACAACCGGCGATCGTTACCTGTGGCTTTACGACCGCTACGATATCTGGCAGTTTGACCCAACCGGTAAGGAAAAGCCAACCAATCTGACGGCTGGCTGGGGGCGCAAAAATAAAATTCGCCTGCGCCGGGCTGAAGTAGAAAACGATGACGATACCCCCGGCCGACGGTCGGGAGCGGCTGAAAAAGCCATCGACCCCAAAGCTGAACTATTTCTGACGGGTATCTGGGAAAGCGATAAAGCGACCGGCATTTTAAAGAGTAAGAACGGTCTGGCCGTTGCTGAGCCCACTGTATTGACCCGAAGCAACCACCGTTATTTTGGGCTGAACAAAGCAAAAAATGCCTCCGTTATGACGTTTTATCGGGGTAATTACAAAGAGTCGACCAACCTTTTCCTGACGGATACGACCCTTGCGGCTCCAGTTCAGCTGACCCGAACGAATCCCCAACAGGACAGCGTTCGGTGGGGAAGTGCCGAAATTGTGAGCTGGATTGGTACAAACGGTATCAAGCTGGAAGGCTTGCTCTTTAAACCGGAGGGCTTCGACCCGACCAAGAAATACCCCATGCTGACGTATTTCTACGAGCGCAACGCCGAAACCCTGAACGACTACCGGGCTCCTTCGCCAAGCCGGTCGACCATCAATATTCCGTACTGCGTTTCGAACGGGTATCTGGTTTTCGTACCGGACATCGTGTACACAACCGGGCAGCCGGGCCCCAATGCCTACGACTGTGTTGTTCCCGGCGTGTTGAGCCTGCTCGACAAAGGCTTCGTAGATCGTGACCGGCTGGGTATTCAGGGACAAAGCTGGGGTGGTTACCAAACCGCCTACATTATTACCCGGACCAATCTTTTCCGGGCGGCAGAAGCCGGTGCGCCAGTGGCAAACATGACATCAGCTTACGGCGGTATTCGGTGGGAAACGGGCATCAGCCGGGCGTTCCAGTACGAAAAAACACAGAGCCGCATTGGTGGAACCCTGTGGGACAAACCAATGAACTACATCGAAAACTCGCCACTTTTCTTCGCCAACCGAATTGAAACGCCCCTGATGATGACCCATAACGACGCCGACGGAGCCGTTCCCTGGTACCAGGGTATCGAAATGTTCTCGGCACTGCGTCGGTTGAACAAGCCGGTCTGGATGCTGGTCTATAACGGGGAAGGCCATAACCTGACCCAACGGCATAACGCCAAGGACCTGAGTATTCGGTTATACCAGTATTTCGATTACTACCTGAAAGATGCCCCCATGCCGGTCTGGATGAAAGAAGGCCGGAGCGCGGTAGAGAAAGACCGGGGTGAAATGAAGTACTGA
- a CDS encoding hypothetical protein (KEGG: shl:Shal_2645 hypothetical protein), protein MLFAFGLPFHAYSQQNSRLKNELDSMYVLDQRNREWLTRLGNNQPLTDSLSKVYQVDRANLAGRLWAEQTKIDSSNLARAEAIIKEGGYPGKSLVGTPSNEAVFYIIQHSGKIDTYLPVIKKAADEGELPFYQYAMMLDRSLMYNRRPQLYGTQVSCQPLKSTKQSRCFVWPIANAKDVNKRRKQAGFELTVEENANRLNAAYEPGSTIDAIRKMYAL, encoded by the coding sequence ATGCTATTTGCTTTCGGTTTGCCCTTTCATGCCTATAGCCAGCAGAATAGTCGGCTGAAGAACGAACTCGACAGCATGTATGTGCTGGACCAGCGCAACCGCGAGTGGCTCACCAGGTTGGGGAACAATCAACCTTTAACCGACAGCCTGAGCAAAGTGTACCAGGTGGACCGGGCCAATCTGGCGGGGAGGTTATGGGCCGAGCAAACGAAAATTGATAGCAGCAATTTGGCCCGTGCCGAAGCCATTATAAAAGAAGGGGGGTATCCCGGAAAGAGCCTGGTCGGGACGCCCAGCAACGAAGCCGTCTTTTACATTATCCAGCATTCCGGCAAAATTGACACGTACTTACCTGTAATAAAAAAAGCGGCCGATGAGGGAGAATTGCCGTTTTATCAATACGCGATGATGCTCGATCGGTCTTTGATGTATAACAGGAGGCCCCAACTATACGGCACACAGGTTTCCTGCCAACCGTTAAAAAGTACGAAACAGTCACGCTGTTTTGTCTGGCCAATTGCCAATGCGAAGGATGTCAATAAGCGCCGGAAGCAGGCAGGATTCGAATTGACGGTGGAGGAAAACGCCAATCGGCTGAATGCTGCTTACGAACCGGGCAGTACCATCGATGCCATACGGAAAATGTATGCGCTTTGA
- a CDS encoding glycosidase PH1107-related protein (PFAM: glycosidase PH1107-related~KEGG: ypg:YpAngola_A1733 hypothetical protein), whose translation MRHYQLRRLSDLPIIQTSDVKPSLSGFEVLGAFNPAACYFNGEILLLLRVAEAPPAEKGFVIVPLIEEQDGVPVLTIKRFPEPAGPYDPRVVTLDGKVYLTSISHLRLARSHDGIHFTIDEKPFLFPARMDESFGIEDARITFLEGKYWITYTAVSEHGPGVGLAVTTDFETIERMGMILPPPNKDVALFPQKINGKYMLLHRPMISEIGKPSVWLAESTDGVHWGNHKFLFGGRGQANSGELNEPFAWEGGKIGAGPEPIATDKGWLVCYHGADATHAYALALALLDSDDPSKVLDRSTTPLLTPELDWERDGFFPNVVFANGWVQWPAESDHAGEIWVYYGAADSGVGLAELVQI comes from the coding sequence ATGAGACACTACCAACTCCGACGGCTTTCGGACCTGCCCATTATTCAAACCAGTGATGTTAAACCAAGCCTTTCGGGTTTTGAGGTACTGGGCGCATTCAATCCGGCGGCCTGCTACTTCAATGGTGAAATCCTCCTGCTTCTACGTGTAGCCGAAGCTCCGCCCGCCGAGAAAGGGTTTGTTATTGTACCGCTCATCGAAGAGCAGGACGGCGTTCCTGTGTTGACGATAAAACGATTTCCGGAACCCGCCGGGCCTTACGACCCTCGTGTAGTAACGCTAGATGGCAAGGTCTATTTAACATCTATAAGCCACCTTCGCCTGGCCCGTAGCCACGATGGCATCCACTTCACCATCGACGAAAAACCATTCCTGTTTCCGGCCCGAATGGACGAATCTTTTGGGATCGAAGATGCCCGGATTACGTTTCTGGAGGGGAAATACTGGATTACCTATACCGCCGTTTCGGAACATGGGCCGGGCGTTGGTCTGGCCGTAACAACCGATTTCGAGACGATCGAACGGATGGGAATGATTTTGCCCCCACCTAATAAAGATGTCGCCTTGTTTCCCCAAAAAATTAACGGCAAGTATATGCTGCTGCATCGCCCGATGATTTCAGAAATCGGCAAACCATCGGTATGGCTGGCCGAATCGACCGATGGCGTTCATTGGGGGAATCATAAATTTCTGTTCGGCGGCCGGGGGCAGGCAAATTCGGGAGAGCTTAATGAGCCGTTTGCGTGGGAAGGTGGAAAAATCGGTGCCGGTCCCGAACCAATAGCAACCGATAAGGGCTGGCTGGTCTGCTATCATGGGGCCGATGCTACCCATGCCTATGCCTTGGCGCTTGCTTTGCTTGATAGCGACGATCCCTCGAAGGTACTTGACCGGTCAACTACCCCACTGCTCACCCCCGAACTAGACTGGGAACGGGACGGCTTTTTCCCGAATGTAGTTTTCGCAAACGGCTGGGTTCAATGGCCCGCCGAAAGCGACCATGCCGGAGAAATCTGGGTGTACTACGGTGCTGCCGATTCGGGCGTCGGTCTGGCAGAACTGGTACAGATCTAA
- a CDS encoding cell-surface adhesin (KEGG: cell-surface adhesin), which translates to MIYEPAFDQDEDVLMLNPDPETAAFDDDDDDFDDAGADFDELGSGAASGYGADDLDDIEEDFNEDDLDEDLDDDSIEDDLDDDDSLD; encoded by the coding sequence ATGATTTACGAGCCAGCATTTGATCAGGACGAAGATGTTCTGATGCTTAACCCAGATCCAGAAACAGCCGCCTTCGACGACGACGACGATGACTTCGACGACGCGGGTGCTGATTTCGATGAACTGGGCTCCGGAGCCGCCAGCGGCTATGGAGCGGATGATTTAGACGACATTGAAGAGGACTTCAATGAGGATGATCTGGATGAAGATCTGGACGACGACTCGATTGAAGATGATCTTGACGATGACGATAGTCTGGATTGA
- a CDS encoding Chorismate binding-like protein (PFAM: Chorismate binding-like~KEGG: dps:DP0254 isochorismate synthase (MenF)), with amino-acid sequence MQSDYFSTASSTTESYTRTSKPSAGQLWETAHQLGFPAALWRLPNKRDKHLIVSFDEVLPRVSADLDELPAGFLISPFDNLASTAPTNMSSGATTGTSISTQSLFLRADLQASFSERAGKSDVSITANAPADTFRQALREQMTNKTPEKTPQTVTPLSDLEAQATYVRNVGLAVEAMQRGEFRKVVLSRTKQVQFADAPNAVALFDKLCTAYPTAFISAVSIPERGQIWVSATPERLVSVDAAGLFRTASLAGTQSAFEADGTPKRPAEAMWSQKEIEEQALVSRYIIECFKKIRLREYLEEGPKTVIAGNLMHLSTYFTVDTQAVRYPQLGTVMLRLLHPTSAVCGMPRDAAFNFISQYETHDREFYSGFLGPVNVSVDNEGAESDLFVHIRCMKLEGNKATLYAGAGLTEDSVPEREWVETEMKCQTLLQVLMNDK; translated from the coding sequence ATGCAATCTGATTATTTTAGTACAGCTTCATCAACTACTGAATCATACACTCGAACCAGCAAACCCAGCGCCGGTCAGCTCTGGGAAACGGCTCATCAGCTCGGTTTTCCGGCAGCCCTCTGGCGATTGCCCAATAAGCGCGACAAGCACCTGATCGTCTCTTTCGATGAGGTACTGCCGCGCGTATCGGCGGATCTAGACGAATTACCGGCTGGCTTTCTGATTAGCCCTTTCGATAATCTGGCCAGCACCGCCCCCACCAACATGTCATCCGGGGCAACAACGGGTACTAGCATCAGCACACAATCGCTTTTTTTACGGGCCGACCTCCAGGCTTCCTTTTCAGAACGGGCTGGTAAAAGCGATGTCAGTATTACAGCAAATGCCCCGGCCGACACGTTTCGGCAGGCTTTGCGTGAGCAGATGACAAACAAGACGCCTGAAAAAACTCCGCAGACGGTCACTCCACTCTCCGATCTGGAAGCCCAGGCTACTTATGTACGAAATGTAGGCCTGGCCGTAGAAGCCATGCAGCGGGGTGAGTTTCGGAAAGTGGTGCTATCAAGAACGAAGCAGGTACAGTTTGCTGATGCGCCCAACGCCGTCGCTTTATTCGACAAGCTCTGCACGGCTTATCCAACCGCATTTATATCGGCCGTGTCGATTCCCGAAAGAGGACAGATATGGGTCAGTGCCACGCCCGAACGGCTCGTTAGTGTCGATGCTGCTGGCTTGTTCAGAACGGCATCACTCGCAGGAACGCAATCGGCTTTTGAGGCAGATGGAACGCCCAAGCGGCCTGCCGAAGCCATGTGGTCGCAGAAAGAGATTGAAGAGCAGGCCCTGGTGAGCCGCTATATCATCGAGTGCTTTAAAAAGATACGCTTGCGCGAATACCTAGAAGAAGGCCCGAAAACGGTTATTGCCGGTAATTTGATGCATTTAAGCACCTATTTTACCGTGGATACGCAAGCTGTTCGGTACCCGCAGCTGGGAACGGTGATGCTCCGTCTGCTGCACCCCACCTCCGCCGTTTGTGGCATGCCACGCGATGCCGCTTTTAACTTTATCAGCCAGTACGAAACACACGACCGGGAGTTCTACAGCGGTTTTCTGGGACCGGTTAATGTCAGCGTAGATAATGAAGGAGCTGAAAGTGACCTGTTCGTTCATATCCGTTGTATGAAGCTGGAAGGGAACAAGGCCACTCTTTATGCCGGTGCAGGCCTCACGGAGGACTCTGTACCCGAGCGGGAATGGGTTGAAACAGAAATGAAATGTCAGACCCTCTTACAGGTACTGATGAATGATAAATGA
- a CDS encoding N-acetylmuramyl-L-alanine amidase, negative regulator of AmpC, AmpD (PFAM: N-acetylmuramoyl-L-alanine amidase family 2~SMART: N-acetylmuramoyl-L-alanine amidase family 2~KEGG: sun:SUN_1244 hypothetical protein), whose protein sequence is MKALFSLPKLRCQLACIAAFLSLTVCSAQPPVFRIIEKPIVFDEERKQLSLDYLARRHGVQQAEPYIKPKMIVLHWTAVPTLRAAFDLFNPSVLTGRADLQAASRLNISVPFLVDRDGTIYRLLPDTVFARHCIGLNHCAIGIENVGNDNLTDAQLDANVQLVRYLKQRYAIEYLIGHYEYKDFIGTPLWKETDSTYLTGKTDPGREFMKNVRKRVKELNLKGSPLQGE, encoded by the coding sequence ATGAAAGCGCTTTTCTCTCTCCCAAAACTACGCTGCCAGCTTGCATGTATAGCGGCTTTTTTGTCTCTGACTGTCTGCTCTGCCCAGCCGCCCGTTTTCCGAATAATTGAGAAACCAATCGTTTTTGATGAAGAACGAAAGCAGTTATCGCTCGACTATCTGGCCAGACGGCATGGTGTTCAACAAGCTGAGCCGTACATAAAACCGAAAATGATCGTGCTGCACTGGACGGCCGTACCAACCCTTCGGGCCGCCTTCGATCTGTTTAACCCGAGTGTATTGACGGGCCGTGCCGATCTTCAGGCGGCTAGCCGATTAAATATATCCGTTCCGTTTCTGGTTGATCGCGATGGTACAATTTACCGACTTCTGCCCGATACGGTTTTTGCCCGACACTGTATTGGGCTGAACCACTGCGCTATTGGTATCGAAAACGTCGGGAATGATAACCTGACCGACGCACAACTTGATGCCAATGTGCAGTTGGTGCGTTACCTGAAGCAACGCTACGCCATTGAATACCTGATTGGTCATTACGAATACAAAGATTTTATCGGTACCCCGCTCTGGAAAGAAACCGACTCGACTTACCTGACCGGTAAAACCGACCCCGGAAGAGAATTTATGAAGAATGTACGGAAGCGGGTGAAAGAACTGAACTTAAAAGGAAGCCCGTTGCAGGGCGAGTGA
- a CDS encoding transcriptional regulator, XRE family (PFAM: helix-turn-helix domain protein~SMART: helix-turn-helix domain protein~KEGG: shl:Shal_0993 XRE family transcriptional regulator) → MTLSANVKQVRKEKGLSQEYMADRLCMSQPTYNRLERNSLACVKRLAQLADALGTTPETLANYHLINEPDTHATEAEEKDRLIQEQEVKITFLSRYIRYLQATWKAYGKGDLPIKDDSKSKRF, encoded by the coding sequence ATGACTCTATCCGCTAACGTCAAACAAGTTCGAAAAGAGAAAGGCCTATCTCAGGAATATATGGCCGATAGGCTTTGCATGAGCCAGCCTACCTACAACCGGCTCGAACGCAATAGCCTCGCCTGCGTTAAGCGGTTAGCACAACTGGCCGATGCCCTGGGCACTACGCCCGAGACGCTGGCAAACTACCATCTAATCAATGAGCCGGATACGCACGCTACAGAGGCCGAAGAAAAAGACAGACTAATACAGGAACAGGAAGTAAAGATTACTTTTTTAAGCCGTTATATTCGCTATTTGCAGGCAACCTGGAAGGCATATGGCAAGGGCGACTTACCCATAAAGGATGATAGCAAATCAAAAAGGTTTTGA
- a CDS encoding peptidase C39 bacteriocin processing (PFAM: peptidase C39 bacteriocin processing~KEGG: azc:AZC_3206 putative ABC transporter), with the protein MAFFDTFFTPTDENASASLYALLKRLRVKVTRATVRESLEQHPDFPSLLSLSDVLNDWQVESMGLQLNTVEQLRELTLPFIAHLRKNNGWYVLVTALQGDTITYTDNEQGRRAESLTDFEKNWSGVVLLAEYRPAEFDPAEKNQQAGEVDYAEKHKLELLENLRGPFVLAG; encoded by the coding sequence ATGGCTTTCTTCGATACATTTTTTACGCCAACAGACGAGAATGCAAGTGCTTCGCTTTACGCACTCCTGAAAAGATTACGGGTTAAGGTAACGCGGGCAACGGTGCGGGAGTCGCTGGAGCAACACCCTGACTTCCCTAGCTTACTGAGCCTGAGTGATGTGCTCAATGACTGGCAGGTTGAGAGTATGGGCTTACAACTCAACACCGTCGAACAACTCCGCGAACTTACTCTGCCGTTTATAGCTCATCTGCGAAAAAACAATGGCTGGTATGTGCTGGTAACAGCCCTGCAAGGTGATACAATTACCTATACTGATAATGAACAGGGACGAAGGGCTGAATCACTCACGGATTTTGAAAAGAACTGGTCGGGAGTCGTATTGCTGGCAGAATACCGCCCAGCAGAGTTCGACCCTGCCGAGAAGAATCAACAAGCTGGTGAAGTGGATTATGCCGAAAAGCATAAACTGGAACTACTGGAAAATCTGCGTGGCCCGTTTGTACTGGCTGGCTAG
- a CDS encoding Vitamin K epoxide reductase (PFAM: Vitamin K epoxide reductase~KEGG: vsp:VS_II1178 putative outer membrane protein) codes for MARLYWLASLLLITGLVLLSIRQNLTWPDCFLLLTKTIGFTLSGLLVAKQLGSKNAFTDRLCRINSKTSCDNVLNSPAAKLWGWLSWADIGLLYFAGGLLTLLVSPLDPKGGVFFPTSRPLLNGLALLAVPYTLFSVYYQARVVRQWCSLCLGVQVILLGEGIIAISERSTLPTVVAPYLLLMTAFLLPIIAWVLIKPVLLTAQKSRREHDELMRFKRNPALFRAMLMQQPQMPPIPADLNPILLGNPNAEHTITVVTNPYCGPCAKTHKDVVKLLDRNNNLNARILFTCDGADGLTTQVAIYTMALAEQGNESVALTDWYEQPEKNVDAWAKKYPVITDAARWVDAANQQRDWCMMAGIVATPTVYIDSYQLPTLYKLDRLQWLINELEPVLDNQQLPV; via the coding sequence GTGGCCCGTTTGTACTGGCTGGCTAGCCTGCTGCTCATTACTGGGCTTGTACTCTTGAGTATAAGGCAAAATCTTACATGGCCAGATTGTTTTCTGCTGCTAACAAAAACGATTGGCTTTACACTCAGTGGCTTATTAGTAGCCAAACAGCTAGGCAGTAAAAATGCCTTCACCGACCGCTTATGCCGGATCAATAGCAAAACCAGTTGCGACAATGTTCTGAACTCACCAGCCGCCAAACTCTGGGGCTGGCTTAGCTGGGCCGACATCGGCTTGCTCTACTTTGCGGGTGGCCTGCTCACCCTATTGGTGAGCCCCCTAGATCCCAAAGGGGGTGTTTTCTTCCCGACGAGTAGACCCTTGTTAAATGGGCTTGCGTTATTGGCCGTTCCGTATACCTTGTTTTCGGTTTATTATCAGGCCCGTGTGGTGCGGCAGTGGTGCTCCCTGTGTTTGGGTGTACAGGTAATCTTGTTGGGTGAGGGCATAATAGCCATCTCCGAACGAAGCACACTACCTACGGTTGTAGCCCCTTACTTGCTCCTGATGACCGCTTTTCTGCTACCGATAATAGCCTGGGTGCTTATTAAACCGGTATTGTTAACCGCTCAAAAAAGCCGCCGGGAACATGACGAACTGATGCGTTTTAAGCGTAATCCTGCGTTGTTCCGGGCTATGCTGATGCAACAGCCCCAAATGCCGCCCATTCCTGCCGACCTGAACCCGATTTTGCTAGGCAACCCCAATGCCGAGCATACAATTACGGTAGTCACGAATCCGTATTGTGGCCCTTGCGCTAAAACGCATAAAGACGTAGTGAAACTGCTTGACCGAAACAACAACCTGAACGCCAGAATTCTTTTTACCTGCGATGGGGCCGATGGCCTTACAACTCAGGTGGCCATATACACAATGGCGCTGGCCGAACAGGGAAATGAATCAGTTGCGTTAACAGATTGGTATGAGCAGCCTGAAAAGAATGTTGATGCCTGGGCTAAAAAATATCCGGTAATAACCGATGCTGCGCGTTGGGTCGATGCGGCTAACCAGCAAAGAGACTGGTGTATGATGGCTGGCATTGTGGCTACGCCGACGGTGTATATAGACAGCTACCAACTGCCGACATTATATAAGCTGGATAGACTACAGTGGCTGATTAACGAGCTTGAACCGGTGCTTGATAACCAGCAACTACCTGTATGA